One Hermetia illucens chromosome 4, iHerIll2.2.curated.20191125, whole genome shotgun sequence DNA segment encodes these proteins:
- the LOC119656069 gene encoding uncharacterized protein LOC119656069: MLSRFRIKRFRRIQMQIQCVVQRFDTYAILFHHKQVSNANAWYMWTMVSTFRNRWLQCFREDHEKPPKVPKMWNCRHCLFNKNNQLFSFHVVSAFQSSNRTQITKLVRICLSDESSVYASTDKSGFVRRPDEKFEKDCIVKRVNHRFTIIARPSTGRL; the protein is encoded by the exons ATGCTAAGCCGCTTCCGGATAAAGCGGTTCCGACGAATTCAGATGCAGATTCAGTGTGTAGTTCAAAGGTTTGACACTTATGCCATTTTGTTTCACCATAAGCAAGTGTCAAACGCAAATGCATG GTACATGTGGACGATGGTTTCAACGTTTAGAAACCGGTGGCTACAATGTTTCCGGGAAGACCACGAAAAACCGCCAAAAGTTCCGAAGATGTGGAATTGCAGACATTGTCTTTTTAATAAGAATAATCAGTTATTTAGTTTCCATGTAGTCTCTGCTTTCCAAAGTTCAAACAGAACTCAGATCACCAAACTTGTTCGAATTTGCCTTTCTGATGAATCATCGGTATATGCATCAACTGATAAATCCGGTTTTGTGAGAAGACCTgatgagaaatttgaaaaagattGCATCGTAAAAAGGGTCAATCATCGATTCACTATTATAGCCCGGCCAAGTACAGGGCGCCTATAA
- the LOC119656068 gene encoding glutathione S-transferase: MAEEAKPAEEAPPSDVPTIEAPQVPVKHSYTLFYFNVKALAEPLRFLFAYGGIEYEDVRVTRDEWPALKPTMPMGQMPVLEVDGKRVHQSISMARYLAKQVNLSGADPWEDLQIDIVVDTINDFRLKIAVVSYEPEDEIKEKKMITLVNEVIPFYLEKLETIVKDNNGHFALGKLTWADIYFAGILDYLNYMCKKDLIENYPGLKALVESVYAIDAIKAWMEKRPVTEV; encoded by the exons ATGGCAGAAGAAGCAAAACCCGCGGAAGAAGCTCCACCTTCAGATGTCCCAACAATCGAGGCTCCTCAAGTACCAGTTAAACATTCATACACATTGTTCTACTTCAATGTGAAAGCCCTCGCAGAACCGCTACGATTCCTATTTGCATACGGTGGCATAGAATATGAAGATGTTAGAGTAACTCGTGACGAGTGGCCTGCCTTAAAGCCAA CAATGCCAATGGGTCAAATGCCTGTGTTGGAAGTTGACGGGAAGCGGGTCCATCAAAGTATTTCTATGGCCCGGTATTTGGCTAAGCAAGTTAACTTATCAGGAGCCGATCCCTGGGAGGACTTACAAATCGACATCGTCGTTGATACGATCAACGACTTTCGCCTAA AAATTGCAGTCGTCTCCTACGAACCGGAGGATGAAATTAAAGAGAAGAAAATGATCACGCTAGTGAACGAAGTCATTCCATTCTACTTGGAGAAACTGGAAACAATAGTTAAGGACAATAACGGCCACTTTGCACTTGGGAAA ctTACATGGGCAGACATTTACTTTGCGGGCATTTTAGATTATTTGAATTACATGTGCAAGAAGGATCTTATTGAAAACTACCCTGGTTTGAAGGCCCTCGTCGAATCAGTCTATGCAATTGATGCAATTAAAGCTTGGATGGAGAAACGGCCAGTCACCGAGGTTTGA